A region from the Dehalococcoides mccartyi CG5 genome encodes:
- a CDS encoding PAS domain-containing sensor histidine kinase has protein sequence MEIDELKDELVKLKQCNYTLKKERLKYRELFNWANDAILLFKFSNTNDPIIITEANTAACKHFGYKYEELIGKTNLDIDSQETALRGPEIVSNLVAKGHEVLEIAHRNKNGESIPVEINHKLIYLGGDTMIISVIRDITIRKKNEQELKESLEREKQLRETLENEISQRITFTRALVHELKTPLTSMLATSELLSKNLAEEPNLSYMKCLYAGIQDLNLRIDELLDIARGEVGLLRLECEPLNIYELLKDIDEIMNPVFESNSQKLTISIQNPLPVVVADYKRLKQVILNLLDNAAKYTPWGGNISLTAGINHNNLEVEVKDNGKGMSPEEIGALFHLYSRSHKKGTPSGLGIGLALSKMIIDLHEGEITVKSKVGEGSAFTFSIPLRPKAK, from the coding sequence GTGGAAATAGACGAATTAAAAGACGAATTAGTTAAGTTAAAGCAGTGCAATTACACTCTTAAAAAAGAGCGGCTGAAATACCGCGAGCTTTTTAACTGGGCCAACGATGCCATACTCCTGTTCAAATTCTCCAATACGAATGACCCCATAATAATTACAGAAGCCAATACTGCCGCCTGCAAGCACTTCGGATACAAATATGAGGAGCTAATCGGGAAGACAAATCTGGATATTGATTCACAGGAAACGGCACTCCGTGGACCGGAAATAGTCAGTAATTTAGTTGCCAAGGGGCATGAAGTTCTGGAAATAGCCCATAGAAATAAAAACGGGGAGAGTATCCCGGTTGAAATAAATCACAAACTAATCTACCTAGGCGGGGATACCATGATAATCTCGGTTATCAGGGATATCACTATCAGGAAGAAAAATGAGCAGGAACTTAAGGAGTCTTTAGAGCGGGAAAAACAACTAAGGGAAACTCTGGAAAATGAAATAAGCCAGCGGATTACCTTTACGAGGGCTCTGGTGCATGAACTGAAAACCCCGCTGACATCTATGCTGGCCACCTCTGAACTGCTCAGCAAAAACCTGGCAGAGGAACCTAACCTAAGCTATATGAAGTGCCTGTACGCCGGTATACAAGACCTTAATCTGCGTATAGACGAGTTGCTGGATATTGCACGGGGTGAGGTTGGTCTGCTTCGGCTGGAATGTGAACCCCTGAATATTTATGAATTACTTAAAGACATTGATGAGATAATGAACCCCGTATTTGAATCAAATTCCCAAAAACTGACTATCAGCATACAAAACCCGTTGCCTGTTGTAGTAGCCGATTACAAACGCCTTAAGCAGGTAATTTTGAATTTGTTGGATAATGCAGCAAAATACACCCCGTGGGGAGGCAATATTTCATTGACCGCCGGAATTAACCACAACAATCTGGAAGTTGAAGTGAAAGATAACGGCAAGGGCATGAGTCCGGAGGAGATAGGGGCTTTGTTCCACCTGTATTCGCGAAGCCATAAAAAAGGCACTCCCTCAGGTTTGGGTATCGGCTTGGCTTTGTCCAAGATGATTATTGACCTGCACGAAGGTGAAATAACAGTGAAAAGCAAGGTTGGCGAAGGAAGTGCCTTTACTTTTTCCATACCGCTGAGGCCAAAAGCCAAATGA
- a CDS encoding response regulator transcription factor yields MKILIIEDDYKIVQAISFALKICWPDATLLSASRGENGLKIIEEQSPNLIILDLSLPDMDGLEVLKDARLFCDTPIIILTVRAEESDVVEALELGANEYIIKPFRQMELLARIRCILRRPITTNKDALIEWGPFKLDYFKRLLFINQKTVILTTIESQIMHELIKDAPGIVTYSRLSELISGGHYPEVINSIKVHVYNLRRKLEADTYAPKHIMNMHGVGYFLSK; encoded by the coding sequence ATGAAGATACTGATTATTGAAGATGATTACAAAATAGTCCAGGCAATATCTTTTGCACTTAAAATATGCTGGCCGGATGCAACCCTGCTTAGTGCCTCACGCGGGGAGAACGGTTTAAAGATAATTGAAGAACAGTCACCAAATCTGATTATCCTTGACCTGAGCCTGCCGGATATGGACGGGCTGGAAGTACTGAAGGATGCCCGGCTTTTCTGTGATACTCCCATTATTATTTTGACCGTACGGGCAGAAGAATCAGATGTAGTGGAGGCACTGGAGCTTGGGGCAAACGAATATATTATAAAACCCTTCCGCCAAATGGAGTTGCTTGCCCGAATACGGTGCATACTCCGCCGCCCCATAACTACCAACAAAGATGCCCTGATAGAATGGGGGCCTTTTAAACTGGACTATTTTAAAAGGCTGTTATTTATAAACCAGAAAACTGTAATCCTGACCACCATTGAAAGCCAGATTATGCATGAGCTTATCAAGGATGCCCCTGGGATAGTAACTTATTCAAGGCTATCTGAACTGATTTCGGGGGGGCATTACCCTGAAGTAATTAACAGCATAAAGGTACATGTATACAACCTGAGGCGAAAACTTGAGGCGGATACCTATGCCCCAAAGCATATTATGAATATGCACGGGGTAGGCTATTTCCTGTCCAAGTAA
- a CDS encoding porin PorA family protein: MFKRWWPSFLGTLLVAVAFIWVYVFFPVMAKLPADYEQNYYFSGTVQVLNSATGQLNPAMPVNVTRALKASGLEDDVLLMDQTITFTHAQAGTELPFGSEEVYGLDRTTRANVSGYGNIDRTGQFTFPADTQQQDYPFWSAKANQSLTAKFVKEETYQGLTVYVFQVDQKNINLGTYGATGIPQTGDFLINIKVEPVSGVPVYSDTTTTLKISPAPSVSMPIFISTIAYTTETIDEMVSTAESTKSMIMWASVYAFWIVAGVGIVFIGVGFFRSRTA, from the coding sequence TTGTTCAAACGTTGGTGGCCCTCATTCTTAGGCACTCTTTTAGTGGCGGTAGCTTTTATCTGGGTTTATGTGTTTTTCCCGGTTATGGCTAAATTGCCGGCGGATTATGAACAGAATTATTATTTTTCCGGTACTGTTCAGGTACTGAATTCTGCTACCGGCCAGCTTAACCCTGCTATGCCGGTCAATGTTACCCGTGCTCTGAAGGCCAGCGGTCTGGAAGATGATGTTCTGCTTATGGACCAGACGATTACTTTCACCCACGCTCAGGCCGGTACAGAGTTACCCTTTGGTTCAGAGGAAGTTTACGGGCTGGACAGAACTACCCGGGCAAATGTCTCCGGTTACGGGAATATCGACCGCACCGGTCAGTTTACCTTCCCGGCTGATACCCAGCAGCAGGATTATCCTTTCTGGTCTGCAAAAGCCAACCAGAGCCTGACTGCCAAATTTGTTAAAGAAGAGACCTATCAGGGGTTGACAGTATATGTCTTTCAAGTAGACCAGAAAAACATCAATCTGGGTACTTACGGTGCTACCGGCATACCCCAAACCGGTGATTTTCTGATAAATATCAAAGTAGAGCCGGTCAGCGGGGTGCCTGTGTACTCAGATACTACCACCACCCTCAAAATCTCCCCTGCACCCTCAGTCAGCATGCCTATATTCATTTCAACCATAGCCTATACCACTGAAACCATTGACGAGATGGTAAGCACTGCCGAATCCACCAAGAGTATGATTATGTGGGCCAGTGTTTACGCCTTCTGGATAGTGGCAGGCGTGGGTATTGTCTTTATCGGAGTCGGGTTTTTCCGAAGTCGCACTGCCTAG
- a CDS encoding reductive dehalogenase encodes MSKFHSMVSRRDFMKGLGMAGAGIGAVAASAPVFHDIDELIASDTAVQPRPWWVKERPIDDPTIEVDFSMMERHDGRDQGQSARVRAIYYGADRVLGAAALSAAELAERTASNYPGYTYRSRALAGSFKRISQGTSPGWAETKDPAPVKTPEERGEPKWTGTPEEASRMLRAAMRAYGASLVGYTELTQEHRDHVIFSYEKGDSNNEKYIGTTIPVTAARPIVFENVPKAYETTEKLVIPNVPLWEIAMSTQGSNELWRSAGTLLGGMANGNTFYNCANLHASTYNFLRYLGYQLIGTIGNDARYVGSEGGAAIMAGLGEASRQKLYTLTPEYGAPGRLYGVLTDLPLEPTHPIDAGIYRFCHSCQKCADSCPPQCISKEKEPSWDLPLTEGKETIYSVKGTKAFYNNLPLCRQYSNETSHGCRICWGECTFTVNRGALVHQIIKGTIANIPLFNTYFYKLGDAFGYGTDPEKAEAWWDLSLPTLGQDSTIVAADAGYGK; translated from the coding sequence ATGAGCAAGTTTCATTCAATGGTATCCCGCCGTGATTTCATGAAGGGTCTGGGTATGGCCGGGGCAGGTATTGGTGCAGTTGCTGCTTCGGCTCCTGTTTTCCATGACATTGACGAACTTATAGCCTCTGATACAGCTGTTCAGCCGCGTCCCTGGTGGGTAAAAGAGCGCCCCATTGACGATCCCACCATAGAGGTAGACTTCAGCATGATGGAACGTCATGACGGGCGTGACCAGGGACAGTCTGCCAGAGTCAGAGCTATTTATTACGGGGCAGACAGAGTCTTGGGGGCTGCGGCTTTATCCGCTGCCGAACTGGCTGAAAGAACCGCTTCAAATTATCCCGGTTATACTTACCGTTCCAGGGCACTGGCCGGTAGTTTTAAGCGGATTTCTCAGGGTACTTCTCCCGGTTGGGCCGAAACCAAAGACCCCGCTCCGGTAAAAACCCCTGAAGAACGTGGCGAACCGAAGTGGACGGGTACACCTGAAGAGGCTTCACGTATGCTCAGGGCGGCCATGCGGGCTTACGGCGCTTCACTAGTAGGCTATACCGAACTTACCCAGGAACATCGTGACCATGTTATCTTCTCTTATGAGAAGGGTGACTCCAACAACGAAAAATACATTGGCACTACTATTCCTGTCACCGCTGCCCGTCCTATTGTCTTTGAAAATGTGCCCAAAGCATATGAGACTACTGAAAAACTGGTTATCCCTAATGTCCCCTTGTGGGAGATAGCCATGTCAACCCAAGGCTCAAATGAGCTCTGGCGTTCAGCCGGCACTCTGCTTGGCGGTATGGCCAATGGCAATACTTTTTACAATTGTGCCAATCTGCACGCATCCACCTACAACTTCCTGCGGTATCTGGGTTACCAGTTGATTGGTACTATAGGCAACGATGCCCGTTATGTGGGTTCCGAGGGTGGAGCGGCAATCATGGCCGGTCTGGGTGAAGCCAGCCGCCAGAAACTTTACACCCTTACTCCCGAATATGGGGCACCCGGCCGCCTGTATGGTGTGTTGACGGACCTGCCTCTTGAACCTACCCATCCCATAGATGCAGGCATTTACCGTTTCTGCCATTCCTGTCAGAAGTGTGCAGATTCCTGTCCGCCCCAGTGTATATCTAAAGAAAAAGAACCTTCATGGGATTTGCCGCTGACCGAAGGCAAAGAGACTATATACTCAGTAAAGGGCACAAAAGCCTTCTACAACAATCTGCCTCTCTGCCGCCAGTATTCCAACGAAACCTCTCACGGTTGCCGCATCTGCTGGGGTGAATGTACCTTTACCGTTAACCGGGGTGCTCTGGTTCACCAGATTATAAAAGGTACTATTGCCAATATTCCTCTTTTCAACACCTACTTCTACAAACTGGGCGATGCCTTTGGCTATGGCACTGATCCTGAAAAAGCCGAAGCATGGTGGGATCTCAGCCTGCCTACCCTTGGTCAGGACTCAACCATTGTCGCGGCTGATGCCGGTTACGGAAAATAG
- a CDS encoding prephenate dehydratase — protein sequence MIKISIQGARGSFHDIVARHKFPGDSEIIESNTSHQVFEDVKKGLADYGVVAIENSLYGSFLENYDNLLKYESKIVGEIYLHVILNLITLPGVKLEQIREVYTHPIAMIQAESFLEKHPSVIRIESHDTAGSVRMIKEKGLKTAAAIGSNLAAQLYDMKILAKDIETEKQNYTRFLIIAKDPKYPPLANKTSLAIKAENNAGSLYKCLKCFYDQGINLSKIESRPIMGRTWGYYFYLDFERGLNTPETQRALKELEKVTESIQVLGSYEQGKVFEE from the coding sequence ATGATTAAAATTTCTATACAGGGAGCTCGCGGCTCTTTTCATGATATTGTGGCGCGCCACAAATTTCCAGGTGATTCCGAGATTATTGAAAGCAACACTTCCCATCAGGTATTTGAAGATGTCAAAAAAGGGTTGGCTGATTATGGGGTTGTAGCCATAGAAAATTCCCTTTACGGTTCGTTTCTGGAAAATTATGACAATTTGCTAAAATATGAAAGCAAGATAGTCGGTGAGATTTATCTGCATGTTATCCTGAACCTGATTACTCTGCCGGGTGTGAAGCTGGAACAAATACGTGAAGTGTATACCCACCCTATCGCCATGATTCAGGCCGAATCTTTCCTTGAGAAACACCCCAGTGTGATACGCATAGAAAGCCACGATACCGCCGGCAGTGTCCGCATGATAAAAGAAAAGGGACTTAAGACTGCTGCTGCTATCGGAAGCAATCTGGCTGCCCAGCTGTATGATATGAAAATACTGGCTAAAGATATTGAGACTGAAAAGCAAAACTACACCCGTTTCCTTATCATCGCCAAAGACCCTAAATATCCTCCGTTGGCGAACAAAACTTCTCTGGCTATAAAGGCAGAGAACAACGCCGGCAGCCTTTACAAGTGCCTCAAATGTTTTTATGATCAAGGCATAAACCTGTCCAAGATAGAATCCCGCCCTATTATGGGACGTACCTGGGGTTATTACTTTTATCTGGATTTTGAGCGGGGACTGAATACCCCTGAAACCCAGCGCGCCTTGAAGGAACTGGAAAAGGTAACCGAGAGCATCCAAGTTTTAGGCTCATACGAACAGGGCAAAGTATTTGAGGAATAG
- a CDS encoding SAM hydrolase/SAM-dependent halogenase family protein, which translates to MGIITLTTDFGLQDAYVAAMKGVILSLNPDARILDVSHQVEPQNIQQAAFLLGETCHYFPADTIHLAVVDPGVGSGRRGIILSTPGGLFIGPDNGLFSYALSPYLPKITSDLLPAEGLLKLDLPRGVEAFQISNPAFWLNPVSTTFHGRDIFAPAAAYVSLGTPLSEFGPRLSWIYAFHLPGPEIAADGSFTGHVVYIDHFGNLITDITPRMLPSDKSIGLEILGRTIYGLCQNYTQASGLLAVIGSSGRLEIALQGGSAAGLLSARPGDCFHLSILTSPKG; encoded by the coding sequence GTGGGTATCATTACCCTTACTACTGACTTCGGCTTGCAAGATGCATATGTGGCCGCCATGAAGGGGGTTATACTGAGTCTCAATCCAGATGCCCGCATACTGGATGTTTCTCATCAGGTAGAGCCCCAGAATATTCAGCAGGCGGCCTTCTTGTTGGGTGAAACCTGTCACTATTTTCCGGCAGACACCATTCATTTGGCTGTAGTAGACCCCGGTGTAGGCAGCGGCCGCCGGGGAATTATTTTATCCACTCCGGGCGGCTTATTCATTGGCCCGGACAACGGTCTTTTCAGTTACGCACTCAGCCCGTATTTACCCAAAATCACCAGTGATTTACTGCCGGCAGAAGGTCTGCTTAAACTGGATCTGCCCCGGGGTGTAGAAGCATTCCAGATATCCAACCCGGCTTTCTGGCTTAACCCGGTCAGTACCACCTTTCACGGGCGGGATATATTCGCGCCTGCCGCCGCTTATGTAAGTCTGGGTACTCCCCTTTCGGAGTTTGGTCCACGCCTTAGCTGGATATATGCTTTCCATTTACCTGGTCCGGAGATTGCGGCTGATGGTTCGTTTACCGGACACGTAGTGTATATAGATCACTTCGGCAATCTGATTACTGATATTACTCCCCGGATGTTGCCTTCGGACAAGTCTATCGGGCTTGAGATTTTAGGTCGGACCATTTATGGCCTTTGCCAAAATTACACTCAGGCAAGCGGTTTGCTGGCAGTTATAGGCAGCAGCGGACGGCTGGAGATTGCCTTGCAGGGCGGCAGTGCCGCCGGTTTGCTTTCAGCCCGCCCGGGTGATTGCTTTCACCTTAGTATTTTGACTTCGCCCAAAGGTTAA
- the secG gene encoding preprotein translocase subunit SecG — protein MQTYLIIAQIVLAVALTLAVLMQVKGGGLGGIFGQADSVYRTKRGIEKTLFILTIILVVLFLLVSLLMLKLS, from the coding sequence ATGCAAACCTACCTGATTATAGCCCAGATAGTGCTGGCCGTAGCCCTCACTCTGGCAGTCCTGATGCAAGTAAAAGGCGGAGGCCTCGGTGGTATATTTGGGCAGGCAGACAGTGTCTACCGCACCAAAAGGGGTATAGAGAAGACCCTTTTCATACTCACCATCATACTGGTAGTCCTGTTCCTGCTGGTGTCTTTGCTCATGCTGAAATTAAGCTAA
- the gatB gene encoding Asp-tRNA(Asn)/Glu-tRNA(Gln) amidotransferase subunit GatB — translation MTKYETVIGLEVHVQLDTKSKMFCRCSTDYASAEPNTHVCPVCLGMPGVLPTINKQAVEYTIMSGLALGCDIAPFTKFDRKNYAYPDLMKGYQISQYDQPLCGKGFLDINVDGVIRRIGITRIHLEEDVAKLHHESDINGQPYSLLDINRSSIPLMEVVSEPDMRTPEEARQYLMKLRTIMRYLGVSTANMEEGSFRCDANISIRPVGATELGAKVEVKNMNSFKAVFSALEYEEVRQRKMADEGKKISQETRGWQDEKCQTVSQRSKEFAHDYRYFPEPDLPPLHISCDWIEDIRAKLPELPETRKERFINGYWLSEYDASLLTASRELADYFEAVLGETDFQNIPQDKGVKEVANWVVGSVNSIMNTGGADITAFALKVSPASLCHLLVLVSAGKVNAATAKAVLEDMYATGQNAEAIIEKKGLSQISDSSELVAIAKKVLADNPKAVAEYNEGKTQVIGFLVGQMMKQSKGRANPNIAMELLKKALEEG, via the coding sequence ATGACTAAATATGAAACGGTAATCGGTCTGGAAGTCCACGTTCAGTTGGACACTAAAAGCAAGATGTTTTGCCGCTGCAGTACGGACTATGCCAGTGCCGAACCCAATACCCATGTCTGCCCGGTTTGTCTGGGCATGCCGGGGGTATTGCCTACTATAAATAAACAGGCAGTGGAATACACCATTATGTCCGGCTTGGCTTTGGGATGCGATATTGCCCCCTTTACCAAGTTTGACCGTAAAAACTATGCCTATCCTGACCTTATGAAAGGCTACCAGATTTCCCAGTATGACCAGCCGCTTTGCGGCAAGGGTTTTTTAGATATAAATGTGGACGGAGTTATCCGTCGAATCGGCATAACCCGCATTCATCTTGAAGAAGACGTAGCCAAACTGCACCATGAGAGTGATATTAACGGCCAGCCGTATAGCCTTTTGGATATAAACCGTTCCAGCATACCACTGATGGAAGTAGTCAGTGAGCCGGATATGCGCACCCCCGAAGAAGCCCGCCAGTACCTTATGAAACTGCGGACTATCATGCGGTATTTGGGTGTTTCCACCGCCAATATGGAAGAAGGCAGTTTCCGCTGTGATGCCAATATTTCCATAAGGCCTGTAGGTGCAACCGAGCTGGGGGCTAAGGTGGAAGTAAAAAATATGAACAGCTTCAAGGCGGTTTTTTCCGCTCTGGAATATGAAGAAGTCCGCCAGAGGAAAATGGCTGATGAAGGAAAAAAGATAAGCCAGGAGACTCGTGGCTGGCAGGATGAAAAATGCCAGACTGTCTCCCAGCGTTCCAAGGAATTTGCCCATGATTACCGTTATTTCCCTGAACCGGATTTACCTCCCCTGCACATCAGTTGTGACTGGATTGAGGACATAAGGGCCAAACTGCCCGAATTGCCCGAAACCCGCAAGGAGAGGTTTATAAACGGGTACTGGCTGTCCGAATACGATGCTTCGCTTCTGACTGCCAGCCGTGAACTGGCGGATTATTTTGAAGCGGTTCTGGGCGAAACTGATTTCCAGAATATACCGCAGGATAAAGGCGTTAAGGAAGTGGCTAACTGGGTGGTGGGGTCGGTAAACTCTATTATGAATACTGGCGGGGCAGATATTACCGCTTTTGCACTTAAAGTCAGCCCGGCCAGTCTGTGCCATTTGCTGGTGCTGGTTTCAGCCGGCAAAGTAAATGCCGCTACTGCCAAAGCAGTCCTTGAAGATATGTATGCTACCGGACAAAATGCCGAGGCTATTATTGAAAAGAAAGGTCTCAGCCAGATTTCCGACAGTTCCGAACTGGTAGCCATTGCCAAAAAGGTGCTGGCAGATAACCCCAAAGCAGTAGCCGAATATAACGAAGGCAAGACCCAGGTTATCGGTTTCCTGGTGGGACAGATGATGAAACAAAGCAAGGGCAGAGCCAACCCTAACATAGCTATGGAGTTGCTTAAGAAAGCTCTGGAGGAAGGATAA
- a CDS encoding 4Fe-4S binding protein has protein sequence MRLRNPIQRQNATEYIYLDTAKCKACWKCIEACPNGVIDKVNLPFHKHARISCPEHCKGCLKCAKVCSQQAITPVHSKLHSGVAR, from the coding sequence GTGAGACTACGCAACCCGATACAGAGACAGAACGCGACTGAATATATTTATCTTGATACGGCTAAATGTAAGGCCTGCTGGAAATGTATTGAAGCCTGCCCCAATGGTGTGATTGACAAGGTGAATCTGCCATTCCACAAGCACGCCCGTATCAGCTGCCCGGAGCACTGTAAAGGGTGTTTGAAATGTGCGAAGGTCTGTTCTCAGCAGGCTATTACACCTGTACATTCTAAACTCCATTCTGGAGTTGCCAGATGA
- a CDS encoding MerR family transcriptional regulator, with amino-acid sequence MRKTDIVKQGLMRISEVAKAAGVSLPTIHYYTREGLLFPSLKTAHNMAYYSPDCVEDIRLIKEFQSKRFLPLSVIKLILQAKRDGQDVKHVSEMESVLGDIFQPMPDETQFVSISLAELISVSGLSETDVNELIAMGVIIASETENGPVFDGIETRIAQIAKRLLTFGLKPADFEIYQQYMEITRSEFKTMHEIIHHLPNHEVIPLGELFKLVSDFKGCLATRIYRQEARHLQEHS; translated from the coding sequence ATGAGAAAAACAGATATAGTTAAACAAGGGCTGATGCGGATAAGTGAAGTCGCCAAAGCGGCGGGTGTTTCTTTGCCGACTATACACTACTACACCCGTGAAGGTTTGCTATTTCCCTCACTCAAGACTGCTCACAATATGGCCTACTATAGCCCTGATTGCGTTGAAGATATCCGTCTAATCAAAGAATTCCAATCAAAAAGATTTCTTCCTTTATCCGTAATAAAACTTATACTGCAGGCCAAGCGGGATGGTCAGGATGTAAAACATGTGTCCGAGATGGAATCTGTGCTGGGTGATATATTCCAGCCAATGCCTGATGAAACCCAATTCGTAAGTATATCTCTGGCCGAATTGATATCTGTCTCGGGTTTAAGCGAAACAGATGTAAATGAATTGATTGCCATGGGTGTTATTATAGCGTCAGAAACCGAAAACGGGCCGGTATTTGATGGCATAGAAACACGTATAGCCCAAATAGCCAAACGGCTGTTGACGTTTGGCTTAAAACCAGCTGATTTTGAGATTTATCAACAGTACATGGAAATAACCCGTAGTGAATTTAAGACTATGCATGAGATTATCCATCACCTGCCAAACCACGAAGTAATTCCGCTTGGGGAACTGTTTAAACTGGTAAGTGACTTCAAGGGGTGTTTGGCTACCAGAATCTATCGGCAGGAAGCCCGGCACCTTCAGGAACATAGCTAA
- a CDS encoding nitrogen fixation protein NifH: protein MSEKVIWKDKLRADPVPWLLEPDQAQPAVRYFTLKDIIGCGEHDAELKEAKAAIMLSGPVPSILAAQSPEGYWLHSGAGYSPKYQSTVWQIIFLAQLGADKSDAGVRKGCNYLFEYNLSKGGWFSYNGTPSGFLHCLAGNLESALIDLGWLEDERLQIAVEKHARFITGEGMADSKTMGVTDRYYMYTPGPMFSCSPNSGLSCGWGAVKSLNALSKIPPSKRSPAVIHALDRGLSFLLKYNPAAADYPFGTGDKPSSSWFKFGYPMGYAADILQTLDVLSASGYARDPRLAEALDLVLARQNPQGRWPMECRFTGKTWMGMEKNRQPSKWITLRALRVLKAAFPE from the coding sequence ATGTCTGAAAAAGTAATATGGAAAGACAAGTTGCGGGCAGATCCTGTCCCTTGGTTACTGGAGCCAGACCAAGCCCAGCCGGCAGTCCGTTACTTTACCCTTAAAGATATTATCGGCTGCGGGGAACATGATGCGGAACTGAAAGAAGCCAAGGCAGCTATTATGTTAAGCGGCCCGGTCCCGTCCATATTGGCAGCCCAGTCGCCGGAAGGATACTGGTTGCACTCCGGTGCGGGTTATTCCCCCAAATACCAGAGTACCGTTTGGCAGATTATTTTTCTGGCTCAGCTGGGGGCGGATAAATCTGACGCCGGAGTCAGAAAAGGTTGCAACTATCTGTTTGAATATAACCTGTCCAAAGGCGGCTGGTTTTCTTATAACGGTACCCCATCAGGCTTTCTCCACTGTCTGGCTGGCAATCTTGAATCCGCCCTGATAGATTTGGGATGGCTGGAAGATGAACGCTTGCAAATTGCCGTTGAGAAACATGCCAGATTCATTACCGGTGAAGGTATGGCAGACTCCAAGACTATGGGTGTGACCGACCGTTATTACATGTACACCCCGGGACCTATGTTCAGTTGCAGCCCTAATTCAGGATTGTCTTGCGGCTGGGGGGCTGTAAAATCACTCAATGCCCTTAGTAAAATCCCTCCGTCCAAGCGTTCCCCGGCCGTAATACATGCACTTGACCGTGGCTTGAGTTTTTTGCTTAAGTACAACCCTGCCGCGGCGGATTATCCCTTTGGTACCGGTGACAAACCAAGCTCCAGCTGGTTCAAGTTTGGTTATCCCATGGGCTATGCGGCTGATATCCTGCAAACGCTGGATGTATTGTCCGCTTCGGGCTATGCCCGTGACCCCCGCTTGGCCGAAGCTCTGGATTTAGTACTTGCCAGGCAAAACCCCCAAGGACGCTGGCCTATGGAATGCCGCTTTACCGGTAAAACATGGATGGGAATGGAAAAAAACAGACAACCCAGCAAGTGGATTACCCTGCGGGCTCTCAGGGTTTTAAAAGCGGCTTTTCCGGAGTAA
- a CDS encoding NADH-quinone oxidoreductase subunit B family protein, with product MKNVLNNMFGPKICKQMPLGDAEFDKLGFALKSEINTIFGRSLAIRALDSGSDNAAEIELNNLSNPYYDVERFGISFVASPRHADILIVTGAVTQNMAIAVRKTFNAMPSPKLVIALGDDACSGGIANGGYGVLGGVDKILPVNLKIPGNPPEPAQIINSLLGLMQSLRKK from the coding sequence GTGAAGAACGTTTTAAATAATATGTTCGGGCCCAAGATATGCAAACAGATGCCTCTTGGTGATGCTGAGTTTGATAAACTGGGGTTTGCCCTCAAATCCGAGATAAATACTATCTTCGGGCGGAGTCTGGCTATTCGGGCACTGGACAGCGGCAGTGACAATGCCGCTGAAATAGAGCTTAACAACCTTTCCAATCCGTATTATGATGTGGAACGTTTCGGTATCAGCTTTGTGGCTTCTCCCCGCCATGCAGATATACTGATAGTCACCGGTGCGGTTACCCAGAATATGGCTATTGCAGTCCGCAAGACCTTTAATGCTATGCCCTCACCCAAGCTGGTGATAGCCTTGGGCGATGATGCTTGCAGCGGCGGCATTGCCAACGGAGGCTACGGGGTGTTGGGCGGGGTAGATAAAATCCTTCCGGTAAACTTAAAAATACCGGGCAATCCTCCTGAACCCGCCCAGATAATAAATTCTTTGCTGGGGCTTATGCAGTCCCTGCGTAAAAAGTAA